AGTATGATGGATGatgtgtttaaaatttcattgattGGTTGCGTGTGAAAGGTGGCATTTCGAATCAATTTGATGTTTTCATTTCAATCCAAGTGTTTAAAGCCATTAATTTAGCAGAGTGTGTTACATGTTTTTAGTGTACTCTTACAAAAAAGATTTCTCCAACTAAAATAACAAAGTAAAGGGTAGCTTTATATGTTGGGAGTCgagtatttattttccaaagatcATAGTGAACCATTTCATTCATGATGTACGATTGTTGCCAATAACTCCTATATAGCTGAAGTTGAGGAGAGGAAGTACAGAGTAATTATACTCTAATTACAACATTAACCATACGCTGCACTTCAAATTAATCTAGGTCGACTATTTCAGACTAAGAGTTATGAGTACacattatgaaaaatataaaagaattctCATAAAAGATACATCTGTGCTGTTGTACTTTCTGTGTACTACATTATTGTAGAAGTCTCATCAATATTTCCTACTTGACATGCATACAATTTTACCAATTATTATCACTAGTGCAAGTGTTTAATCAGTGAAGTTACATTATGGTTATAAAGAAGACCGTTTACacaatgtatttttaaaattttggtCAAACTCTGTGTCTATGTATGCTCCTAATTGTAAACACAAAGAAGTATTGTGTGAATATGGTTCCAGCAAATGCCAATCAAATCTGAGGCAGGCAAATCTGTTTTAAAAGTAATATGTGTATAATTTTGATCATTGAGAGTCGTTCCTACAATTAGTAATACATACATCGCAGTTTGatgaaatattttagaaacaatCGGCTCCTCATGCTTTCAGGAGTATAAAATTTCTTATGCCAGAATAGGAAAATCATTATAATCGATGTAGATTGGATTGTTTTATCTCACGTGTCTCTCTCTGTGTATGTATGGCGGTTGAATGTATTTGTTAATGGTCGTCTCAGAACTACAGGCATGAAAGTTCAATGGAGAGGGGTTTTTGCTGATTAACGATAAGAGCATATAATATGTATCTGAtgcaaaagagaaaaaagaaacctaCGTGTTGATATGATGAGTGAGTATAACAATTGTGAGGCGAGCGGTAATTAATtgcgaaaataatattttatggaTGGGACACAATCGTTTATTGAATGCCtgatatatactatatacataaatatatatatgtatatatatatacatatacatatatatatatctttattGATCCAGAATGTTTATACATAATGTAAAGAGAACATTGATGGGAAGTGCGTCGAGTTTATTTATTGACGTCCTGTTGTAAATGATAACCGATATACAAAGACTGTAGTTTAAGACAACTTTTAACAGACATTAGAACCGTTTCTAGCTCATTATTATAGCTGGCTGATCTATTTCAAATCGTTTGCGATTATTGAATACATTCTAGCTTTCTGTAGAGATTCAGTGAGttcattttttacaattatttacattaaaagAAATCTTGGTTGAAAGAACATAAAGTTTTTATCAAATTCTCCTCAAATGATGCTTAGGAATCAattagaaataactgttgctcaAAAGATGCCTTTGCGAAACGATTTGAAAATGATCCGTGAAGTGTGTAAATATACGTAAGGAGCATTAATGTCGTTCGTGAACGTTATGAGTTTTGTTGTAGGCAGTTCTATTGTAAATTATAATGGAGATTGCGTTTTAAATGAGATACTGAATGGTCACAACCGATAACATCCAAGTTTTGTCATGTGAGAATGTTATTTTGATAGGTGGTAGAGATTGATTCTTATTACATAAGTTCATTACAGAATGATTAAAAACTGATACACTGGCAATAGTTTATTTACACTCTTTAAACTCCTTCATTGGACCACTTGTTATTTACCTACTTCTAAGTTCGACCAATATCATGTGATCTTAGAAAATCGTATAAATATGCCAGACCAGTCCATTATATTAATTTTGCACGTTTCCCTTGTTAAGTTCAAGTTGAAACATAATACATGATATTGGTCGAAGCACAAAACAACATTTCATTTACTCCTATCttgtctatttatttttttttttactgaataaacgtattatgaataattcTTTTACCTAAAATCAATGACATTTATGGTCAAGCAACTTCCTTTATACGCGCTAAATATCTATTCACATACCTCTTACACAGTTTCAAATCTATTTTAGATCCAGTACTTCCTATATTTTAATGCTAATATTTGCTATTATCTGTCATTGAGTGGTTCAAATAACTGGAACCACTTGGATAACATCGATTCAGATGGAAATTGCAAGATTCAAAAAACTGTTTGTAATACAGTATTGACGTCTACTATAACTCTTGcagttttcaaaatttgaaaatcacAATCTTCTAAGTTTCTATACAAGAAGACCTGTAGAAAACACTGAATCAAATTTGACTATATGTAAGAAACAGAacttttaaacaaattcaaCCATTTCTGTTGTGTTGCTAAGAATTTgatttcaattaaaaatatttggcaAATAATATCAAGCACCTAATTTTTAAAATCTATCAGAAAGAAGATAGACCTTACGACAGACTTGTTGTAATGCAATGGTTGAACGTGTTTGAGAGTTACATAATTTATGTCTAATTTGATTATTACAGAAATATTGTGGCAGATTTCTTAAACTTTCGCGATCCATGTTTCTACTCTTATTATTCGAGGCACTTACGTGTAAATCATGTTCAGTTGGAGTATTCTTTCATCTTGACCAGAGACTAAGTATTCGTGCACCTTCAAACCGTAACGTAATCAATTGCAGTGTTGGTCAAACtttgaaagaacatttcaactgAAGGTATGACGTTTTGAAAACTGcaagagataaaaaaaatgttaaatatcaCATTGGTCTAGTTTGGTCCTAAGTCTCAACACCATTGCGTGGACCAGCTTGTATACTACTTGATCTTACATTTAACTACTTTGTGAAGCGACAAAGAGGGAAAGAGGGAATGAGTGAGTGGTTCTACATACTGAATCACATCGAGTGGAAGCATTTGTGAGTTACACAGTACAGATTACCGTCCATTCAATGAATGAAGGTGATGATGAttatgatgatgatggtggtggtAGCAGTGATAGTGATGATGATATGATGATAAGGATGTTAATGAATAATGCTGTTGAGGATGAGGATGAATATGATTATGATTATGATTATGATTATGCTGctgttggtggtggtggtgatgctgctgctgctgctcatGATGATTATGATTATGATTATGATTATGCTGCtgttggtgatggtgatggtgatgatgatgacgGCGACGATTATGATAATGAtgttgatgatgatgatgatgatgatgatgatgatgttgGTGGAAATGGTGGTGAAGATGATGATagtgatgatgataatgatgatgatgatgatgatgatgatgatgatgatgatgatgatgatgatgatgatgatggtgctGGTGGTGCTGGTGGAagtgatggtgatgatgatgatgatgatgatgatgatgatgatgatgatgatggtgatgatgatgatgatgatgatgatgatgatgatgatgatgatgatgatcatGATGATGatcatgatgatgatgatgatgatgatgatgatgatgatgatgatgatgatgatgatgatgatgatgatggcgCTGGCGATGACCATGATGACAGCGATGattatgatgatgatgatgatggtggtggtggtggtagtggtgatGGAAGTGGTGGTGATTGACGATGGTGATCATGATAATAATGATGACAATGacgatgatgatggtgatgatgatgaagATGTTACTGCTGCTACTGATGATGATGACTGTGATGAAGATGTTGATGAttatgataatgatgatgattgTGATGAAGATGTTGATGAttatgataatgatgatgatggggGTGATGATGGGGATGAGGATGAGGATGAGGATGAGGATGAGGATGAGGATGAGGATGCGGATGAGGATGAGGATGAGCATGAGCATGATGATGAGGATGATGATGAGGATGATGAGGATGAGGATGAGGATGAGGATGAGGATAATGACTGGAAGTAGACGAGAGGCATGGAAGCGTCCACTGAACTTCGAAACAGGTGATTACGAACTGAAATTACTTCTTATATAATAGGGTTTTACGTCATCCAAATTCATAAACACTCACGCAAGGTCATTTGAAGTTTCGCATTTTTCAGGctattatttcattatattcgaattttgcctaattttgtaCAGTCTGCAGTCATTCATTCTATTGCTAACACTCGAAGTAAAAAGAGTGCTTCATTTGTTTGCTGTCAAtaatttgatatatatatatatatatatatatatatatatatatcaagttAATCCTGGTTAGATAAGTTGATTGTTCAACCCATAATCATTTTTGCTCTTCCATCTGCGTATTGTTCAAATTTAATCACATCGCgttgatttattttttctcgaaGAGTTATTCAATCGtgtgtttaaataaaaaagaaagtagaatttcgacaCTATATTTATTCTCTATTCTTAAATATGCAACACTGAAAATTGATGGTATTTTAACGTCCGATGCTGCACGAATTTAAATGTAAACAACAAGCTGAAAAGAAACGGACATTCTAGAAAATTCGATAAGATAGGCAATAAAAAGTGTTATAAAAGTACCTGCATAAAGAAGATAAACGCGCTGAATTTAAAcccattttatttttactttaaacACATCTAATTTATAAACTACTATTTTAATAAATGATCAACTATCTATGATTCTGTTTAACAGCTCAGTTGAATGAACTTCACTTTCTAAATACAAGAAACTTGATGGTTTGCACATGTTGCAATTAATAACAAAGGAAACGAATTAGCAAAATGTGGTTAAAAACATGAAAGAAAAACCAGAAGTATCGGAATGGGTGGAGAAAGTTGATGCAATGTAAGTTTATAAATAGTGAAAACACTTACTTTGAGAGCATAGACATTATAAACATACACATAAAATGTTCTATACCAATTAACGatttttgaaaaagtttaattcttctttgtttctattttcagataatgCTTATCATCACATCCAGTTGATCATTAATATGCTGAGTAATAACAGACAAGTTAATTAACTGTTAAAGACAAGGATACATTctaaagttcctcttgcattgTTCATCTATTGGTTACACATACAGAATTACCAAGCTAATATTGATATTTCCCGAATACGAAAAGTGTGTACTGACTATTTTCTTTGTACTTATGTCTCTGTATTAACCACATTCTCTCCGCGCCCGAGTTAACTTGGGCAGTTTACGCTTTGGActcgagaaaattatttacatatccttttttaactattttcaagtattaaaaatgaaataaataagtgTTACATTTTGTAGACTACATATGTAGTACAGAAGATTACATATGTTGTACAGAAAGAGAATTCGGCAAGAGAGGGAATAAGTTGATCAgttttatttatgttttaatATAAGCGAAATGTATCAATTCATAAAATTGTTTGCATGTAGAGAAAACATTCTACTATTATGAGGAGAATTACAAAAAAACACAAATTATGccaaagtataaaaatatttaaattgccCGACATGGGTCAGTAATAAAAATATCCTACTTTTACAAaaaatgcatttcgatttcagtGCGATAATTATGTCTACCTATGTGAGATAATTACTTGTCCAATTGTACGGTTTGTTATCTATATTGTTTAAATATCACCTTAAAATAAATGTCTATAATAATCGTTTATTTTAAAGACAATGGGTGATagaaaatgtatatatttaatatttatatatgtttcaATATGTTCAAATTACTATTATATATTGCAAACTTCTCATTGAAAAAGGTTCCTCATTAAAAAtgaagttttaaaataatatatgtcTACCTAGCATTCAAATACATATATTTGATATATAGAAATTTCTTCATGTTTCCACATAAAAAACATCGAAAAATGATAATGGACTGATTGTACAAATCAGTATAATTTGGTGGTAAGTTCTAATAACATTTTTTacctttaaataaataaataaataaaaaaaaaacagttcaaTGATAGTATGATTTGTTTTGTTTTCAGATAACAGTGTTGTGCTGTGAATTTGATACGCAACAGTTTTCGGTAATAATAACACCAGCGTATCAGAATTTGATTAGGTCTTAAATATTCATGTTTCACACGATATGTATTTGGTAATATTTATTCAGTAAAAAGTTTTAGAGATCcaactattttatttttatttatcctgTATTTTCATATACTTCGTTAAAGGAAAACATTGCCTTAAAAGCAAAATTCTTTTTGACGAAAAAGATGTCTGATAAagttttatatgtatattaaaaatatgtactttaaacaatatttgtgacaaattttattaaaaaaggtaatactatgtaaaaaatatgaGCGTCCTCGTACGACACTGCTGGCTACTTTCTTACATGGTAGCATAGGTGTTTCTGAttctaattattataaataaattgaattaaaagtTTCACATGTTTTTAAAAGTATTGATTTGTTTGCAATTGTATACTTaaacaaaacaattaaaattctgCATAAAATATGTAGTTTTCagtctttttaaaaaaaaatatcaaaaaatgaAACTTGCACTTCGTACGTGCAACGATAGAGAATGATATTATAAAAACAAAGTTAATAATTCTATTTCTAGAAAGGCACAACACTAGTTTGAAAAAATCTATTTCGAAATAAATGCGTTTAAAGCTTAATTATCCATTATTTCATGAATAATGATAAAATTTGATGCCAGTTTATCATATCTTATCTGCTCCCGGATTGTACAGTAAGCCTATAGCAGATGCGTATcagttttaaaattttaaagtcAACTATAGTAATACGAAAAAGATCTTCATTTTCATAGTACTTTGCAacggtttatttaattttgatatttaatgTTTACATAATTTGTAATGCTAATCTTGGCATTCTTACTACATATGCAAGTAACAAGGTAAGTTGCAATTTCTACGCAAGAAATTGCGAGAATAGCGCTTGCGTTGTTTCGGGGCAAATTTGCTTGACATTGTTTCCGGACCAAatttttctatataaaatttaaagaattttcaCCTTCAAGGCAAAAAGCgtgatttaatttttcatgaaTAGAACTTTTGTGACGAAAATAGCTAAAATCGCTTTCTTTATGTGTATATTGAAtggaattacaatttttacgagTAGCAAGGCCAAGACCTGCAGTTTTTTCTTGCATTGGTGTTACCTCGAACCCATTCGCTTTTAtacataattaatttatttgctTTTTATAATTCACGACCAAGAAAATAAAGGTGCTGAAATGTATTAACGTGTTTTACTGTTGAGCGAGGTATTGGGATACGCTCCACAAAAAACATTACTCTCATctttattatttcgaatttcactttaatattttaaaaaaatattcttaaattgTTGAGTTTTGAGAAAATGCaaaaaagaattcgattttTTAAAGCCGTTAATGTAGTATTATTGGACTTTATCGATATTACTAAaaaagagataaaaataaaaaatgcgtTTTTATTCATATACAAAAagtaaaagtaaatattatctagaaattaattaaaataataacgtgCAACAGTACAAGTCTATAAACATATAAATTAAACTTTGAAAAAACTATAATAATAAACTGATATTAACGTAGTGTGCATGAGTGCCTTTATTTGATTACTTCATTGTTTAAACACTTTGCTATTGAGATTACGTTTGTGGAAAACTGTTtacatcgtttttttttcttgttaaaTGTTTTATTAGTCATAATTTGATGTAAAAGGAACAGTATACATGTACATAGCGTTACAGTGTGTTGaaacggaaaaaaatacaaattaaagaAACATGAGATGACAaagcaaaaaagaaataatggaaGTGCAATGAAGTCAAGCATAAGCCATTAAACAAgtcatttaatattttattttaaaagaataCGCTTTCTTCCAGAATATATCATGAATTTCGAGTAACCAATGTAcatacattttcgatttataaaaCTGGTTAATAATTCAATCTAGGAGTTGAGGATTTCTTAAGGTTACGTTCTGTTACATCGAATTTGTGCTTTTGTCAGTTACAAAAACATCTAAacaaaaaatacataatatCATTAAAGATTCATATTTTGTTTTCAGTAAATCAGCgtatatattacataatattattgTGTTCTATTGTTCAAAAGTTTTTTTTCTATCAAACGCttatattttaattgttttaatttaaGAATTAGTTTAGTTTCTTATTGTTTAATAGTATTTTAATAAGATTGTGAATACATGTCCactaattttaaaattattgaattaaATGTATATTGATGTAAGATtatgtaaacaaaattatattcttgTACTTTGATCGGTTATCGACGTTAACACACACATTTATACACGTAAGCAAATCCGACAAAAAACACACTGACAAAGTTAGAGTAAGTGAAAATACAACGACGAGGCTTGATTATGGTAAAGTACTTGCGACGTCGCTGACTTGTCAGTATAGCTGATTCACGAAAGGTTCTCGCCCCACCACCTGTTCACCTAAATAAACCTCTAAAGTGGACACAGAAGAATCGAGTCCGTTCTggaagacagtaaatttttgtCGGTCATCAGAAAGAATGGCGCCAGCAATCAGTAAATTTGCGACCAGACGCACTGTAGTTGGTGTTTGTGCACTGTCTGCGTTAATATGGATTCTAAAAAGAAGAGGCAAGAAACAGGTCGTCAAGAACAGGtaaattatacatacatatacacagtTCTCGTCAGTCGTCGAAATATTAGATACtcatttatttgtttcttataGAAACGTGTGGCCTGTCCATGACATTCAGTATGTTATTAAAGAGGTAATAATGAAAaactttttataattaaataaattataatcgttAATTGTAAAAGTAACACATTTATTAGGAAAAGCCAAAAGGTCCAAAGGCTtatgttaataaaatgttcttCAAACAACTACGTCAACTACTTGGAATTGGCATACCTTCAATTCTATCAGCTGAATTTGGATTTGTTCTTCTTGTTGCTGCATCACTGGTTGCAAGATCTCTCTGTGATCTTTGGATGATAAATATAAGCACCTTGATTGAATCGTGTGTAATATTTCTTACCAGTATTGATAAAATTATATGAGTTATATCCAAaatttataggttatatgttttttttCAGATCTATTGTTAATATGGATACACCCTTATTTAAAAAGCGATTGATTAAGTTTTTGGCTGCATTGCCTTTGGTAAGTGGATATGTTTAGTGAAAGATTAGGCTACAGTTGCTTTCATAGGCTgctaataaaattttttcgttcAGGCTGCCAAGCAGCTATATTTTCTTACCAATTGGAAGAAATTATTGATATGATCTTCCatgattatatttatttagataTCTGTTGTGAACAACGTACTGAAATATGGTATATACGAAATGAAGTTGAGGTTACGTACGAATATCACACGAAATTTACTGGATCAGTATCTTAAGTAAGTTAAATACTTCGCTTTCCAATTAATTAAGACACATCAAATCACTCAATTAAGGCAACTATATATACTTGTATAATATTAGTgaatttatttaaactatgACTCAACAAAAtgcttgaaaatattgaaatcagAAGCAGTTGATAAAAGGTGTATTATTTATATAGTAAATGTATTTACctttcaaattaatttaaatgtcCTTAATGTTTTTAATTCTTGCAGAGGTTTTACGTACTACAAGATGAGTAATTTAGACAGCCGAATAGCAAACCCGGATCAGCTTTTAACTACAGACGTTGATAAATTTTGCGATAGTTGCACAGATCTCTATAGCAATGTTGCAAAACCCTTACTAGATATTTTTATCTATGTTTACAGACTTGCAACTAATCTTGGTGGTCAGGTACGTTAAGTAAATGTTCATTATATAGCTATTTATGTTTTTTAACGTATCTCATTTTTTGTAGACACCAATATTTATGCTTTCATACCTTATCTTTGCTGGTGCTTTTCTAACACATCTGCGTAAGCCTATTGGTCCAATGACAGTGAAAGAACAGCGACTTGAGGGCGAATATCGTTATATCAATTCACGATTAATTACAAATTCCGAGGAAATTGCATTTTATCAAGGAAATAATAGAGAAAAACTAACTTTATTGGCTAGCTTTCATAAGCTGGTAAATCGTCAAAAATATGTTAcacattttttaaatgttttataCTTATATGATATGTAAATAATGTTTTCTGTAGGTAACACATCTCCGCAAGTGTTTAGAGTTCAAAACTCTCATAGGACTACTAGATAATTTCATTGGAAAATGTA
This window of the Ptiloglossa arizonensis isolate GNS036 chromosome 5, iyPtiAriz1_principal, whole genome shotgun sequence genome carries:
- the LOC143147161 gene encoding uncharacterized protein LOC143147161, with amino-acid sequence MLLRMRMNMIMIMIMIMLLLVVVVMLLLLLMMIMIMIMIMLLLVMVMVMMMTATIMIMMLMMMMMMMMMMLVEMVVKMMIVMMIMMMMMMMMMMMMMMMMMMMMVLVVLVEVMVMMMMMMMMMMMMMMVMMMMMMMMMMMMMMMIMMMIMMMMMMMMMMMMMMMMMMMMMMALAMTMMTAMIMMMMMMVVVVVVVMEVVVIDDGDHDNNDDNDDDDGDDDEDVTAATDDDDCDEDVDDYDNDDDCDEDVDDYDNDDDGGDDGDEDEDEDEDEDEDEDADEDEDEHEHDDEDDDEDDEDEDEDEDEDNDWK